CAGCTGGTCCTTGCTGACGAGGCGGCCGGCGCGCTGCAGCAGCACCTCCAGCAGGCTCAGCTCCCGGGCCGACAACTCGACCAATTGGTCGTTGAGGTAGGCCACGCGGCCGGTGGCATCGAAGCTCAGGGGACCGTGGCGGATCAGCGGGCCGGCGCTGCCCAGGCCGCGCCGCGTCAAGGCGCGCACCCGCGCCTCCAGCTCCTGCAGCGAAAACGGCTTGGCCATGTAGTCGTCGGCGCCGAGGTCCAGCCCCTTCACGCGCTGCTCCACGCTGTCCGCCGCGGTGAGGATGAGCACCGGCACCTTGGAGTCGCGCAGGCGCAGCTTGCGCAGCACCTCCAGCCCGTGCAGCTTGGGCAGGCCGAGGTCGAGGATGACGAGGTCGAACTCGTGGCCGGCCAGCGCGGCGTCGGCCTCCGTCCCGGTGGCCACATGGTCCACCGCATAGCCGGCGCGGCGCAGCGAGCGCAGCAGCCCGTCGGCGAGCACCTGGTCGTCTTCGGCGATGAGGATGCGCATGGCAGGAAGCTCCGTGACGGCGTCCAGTATCGGGGATCGGTCGGCGGCTTCCTCCCCGCAGTTCCCTGGAGTGGCTCACCCCTTGAGCCAGCCCGCCCGCATCATGGCGTGCAGAGGCGGTTGACCGGTGCCCGAACCTTCTAGGGATTTGCCGGCGCTCCACCGAACGATACTGTACGAAAAGCCAGTTTGTGCCACAATGCCGGCTCACCAGGAGAAGCCCATGGACGCCCCCGTCAAAGCCTTGAACACCGAAAAGGCCAAGGCCCTGCAGGCCGCGCTGGCCCAGATCGAAAAGCAGTTCGGCAAGGGCTCGATCATGCGCCTGGGCGAAGGCGAGGTGATCGAGGACATCCAGGTCGTCTCCACCGGCTCGCTGGGGCTGGACATCGCGCTCGGCGTCGGCGGCCTGCCGCGCGGCCGGGTGGTCGAGATCTACGGCCCCGAGTCGTCCGGCAAGACCACCCTCACCCTGCAGGTCATCGCCGAGATGCAGAAGCTGCAGGGCACCTGCGCCTTCATCGACGCCGAACACGCGCTCGACATCCAGTACGCGCAGAAGCTGGGCGTCAACCTGCAGGAGCTGCTGATCAGCCAGCCCGACACCGGCGAGCAGGCGCTGGAGATCGTCGACGCGCTGGTGCGCTCCGGCTCGGTGGACCTCATCGTCGTCGACTCGGTGGCCGCGCTCACGCCCAAGGCCGAGCTCGAAGGCGAAATGGGCGACTCGCTGCCCGGCCTGCAGGCCCGCCTGATGAGCCAGGCGTTGCGCAAGCTCACCGCCACGATCAAGAAGACCAACTGCATGGTCATCTTCATCAACCAGATCCGCATGAAGATCGGCGTGATGTTCGGCAGCCCGGAAACCACCACCGGCGGCAATGCGCTCAAGTTCTACGCCTCGGTGCGGCTGGACATCCGGCGCATCGGCAGCATCAAGAAGGGCGAGGAAGTCATCGGCAGCGAGACCAAGGTCAAGGTGGTGAAGAACAAGGTCAGCCCGCCCTTCAAGACCGCCGAGTTCGACATCCTCTACGGCGAGGGCATCAGCCGCGAGGGCGAGATCATCGACATGGGTGTGGAGGCCAAGGTGCTGGACAAGTCCGGCTCCTGGTACGCCTACAACGGCGAAAAGATCGGCCAGGGCAAGGACAACGCACGCGAGTTCCTGCGCGAGAACGCCGACCTGGCCCGCGAGATCGAGAACAGGGTGCGCGAGTCCATGGGCATCCCGCTGCTGGGCGGCGCCGCCGCCGGCGCGTAAAGGCGCCCTTTCCCGGCGGCCGGGCGGGGCGAAAGCGAGCCGACATGCCGGGCGGCAAGCCACCGCTGTCGATCAAGGGCCAGGCGCTGCTGTGGCTGTCCCAGCGCGAGCACAGCCGCGCCGAGCTGCGGCGCAAGCTGCTCGAGCGGGAGCGGCGGCAGGCGCGCCTGCGGGGTCCGGCGGCGGGTGGTGCCGACGCCGATCGCGCGCCCGACGGCCCCCCATCGGGGCCGAGGCCGACGCCGAGGCTGGTGATGGGGATCCGCGTCGGGCGACACGCTGTGCCTCGCCCCATTGCATCGACCAGTTGCTCGACTGGCTGGAGCGACAGGGTTTCCTGTCCAACCAGCGCTTCGTCGACAGCCGGGTCCACCTGCGCGCCCAGCGCTACGGACACCGGCGGGTCGAAGCGGAGCTGGCGCAGCACGGGCTGTCGCTGTCGCCGCAGCAGCGGCAGGTGCTGCAGGACAGCGAAGTGGCGCGGGCGCACGCGGCCTGGGCCCGGCGTTTCGGACAGCCGCCCGCCGACCTGTCCGCCCGGGCCAAACAGACCCGTTTCCTGCTGCAGCGCGGCTTTTCGCCGTCGGTGGCGCGGCAGGTGCTGGTGATGGCGGGCGCGCCGGTGGACGGGGAGACGGCGGCCTGAGTCGAGGCGCAGCACCGGCGGGGGATCAGGGTTGGCCCGGTGTTAAAGTTCGCCGCCGGCTGCCGCGCCCCGAGCGGGCACGCTGCCGGCGCCGTCCGGACCCTCTGCCAGCGCCTTGCGCGCAGGGCCGCTGGTGCGGGACGGCCGGACGCCCCCGATGGCGTGTTGCCATCCGGCCAAGTCGCCCCTCGAACCAGCACCTCCCATGAAGATTCACGAGTACCAAGGCAAGGAAATCCTGCGCCAGTTCGGCGTGCCGGTCCCTCGCGGCTATCCGGCGTTCACTGTCCAGGAGGCGGTGGAAGCGGCGCAGAAGCTGGGCGGCCCGGTGTGGGTGGTCAAGGCGCAGATCCACGCCGGCGGCCGCGGCAAGGGCGGCGGCGTGAAGGTGGCCAAGACGATCGACGACGTCAAGCGCCTGGCCGGCGAGATCCTCGGCATGCAGCTGAAGACGCACCAGACCGGCCCCGAAGGCCAGAAGGTGCGCCGGCTCTACATCGAGGACGGCGCCGACATCCAGAAGGAGTACTACGTCTCGCTGGTGACCGACCGCGCGACGCAGAAGGTCGCCTTCATCGCGTCCAGCGAAGGCGGCATGGACATCGAGGAGGTGGCGCACGCCACGCCCGAGAAGATCATCACCGAGTACGTCGACCCGCTGGCCGGCCTGGGCGCCGAGCAGGCGAAGAAGATCGCCGCGGGCATCGGCCTGCCGGCCGAGTCGAGCCAGCAGGCCGTCGACCTGTTCCAGAAGCTCTACAAGTGCTACATGGAAACGGACGCGTCGCTGGTGGAGATCAACCCGCTCAACCGCGACAGCAAGAACAACCTGGTCGCGCTGGACGCCAAGTTCAACTTCGACTCGAACGCGCTGTTCCGCCATCCCGAGGTCGTCGCGCTGCGAGACCTCGATGAAGAAGACCCGGCGGAAGTCGAGGCCAGCAAGTTCGACCTCGCCTACATCAGCCTGGACGGCAACATCGGCTGCCTGGTCAACGGTGCCGGTCTGGCGATGGCGACGATGGACACCATCAAGCTGTTCGGCGGCGAGCCGGCCAACTTCCTCGACGTCGGTGGCGGCGCCACCGCCGAGAAGGTGACCGAGGCCTTCAAGATCATGCTGAAGAACCCGGAGGTCAAGGGCATCCTCGTCAACATCTTCGGCGGCATCATGAAGTGCGACACCATCGCCACCGGGGTCATCACCGCCTGCAAGGCGGTCAACCTGCAGGTGCCGCTGGTCGTGCGAATGAAGGGCACGAACGAGGAACTGGGCAAGAAGATGCTGGCCGAGTCCGGCCTGCCCATCATCGCCGCCGACACCATGGCCGAAGCCGCGACCAAGATCGTCGCCGCGGTCGCTTGACGACAACCACCTTCACCGCACCCACGCCCGAGCGCCGGGCCGCCCCAAGCCGGGCGTGATCCCCACGGGGGATCGGGTGCGGTAACCCGCACACGAGGGGCACCAATGTCCATCTACATCGACAAGAACACGAAGGTCATCACCCAGGGCATCACCGGCAAGACCGGTCAGTTCCACACCCTGGGCTGCCAGGCCTATGCCAACGGCAAGGCCGCCTTCGTCGCCGGCGTGAACCCGAAGAAGGCCGGCGAGCGCTTCTCCGACATCCCCATCTACGCCAGCGTCAAGGAAGCGAAGTCGCAGACCGGCGCGACGGTCAGCGTCATCTACGTGCCGCCGGCGGGCGCCGCCGCCGCGATCTGGGAGGCGGTGGAAGCCGACCTCGACCTGGCGATCTGCATCACCGAGGGCATCCCCGTGCGGGACATGCTCGAGGTGCGCAACAAGATGAAGGCCAAGGAAGCCGCCGGCGGCAAGAAGACGCTGCTGCTGGGCCCCAACTGCCCTGGCCTGATCACCCCCGACGAGATCAAGATCGGCATCATGCCCGGCCACATCCACCGCAAGGGCCGCATCGGCGTCGTCTCGCGGTCCGGCACGCTGACCTATGAAGCGGTGGCGCAGTTGACCGAGATCGGCCTCGGTCAGTCCAGCGCGGTGGGCATCGGCGGCGACCCGATCAACGGCCTGAAGCACATCGACGTGATGCAGGCCTTCAACGACGACCCGGACACCGACGCGGTGATCATGATCGGCGAGATCGGCGGCCCGGACGAGGCCGAGGCCGCACGCTGGTGCAAGGCCAACATGAAGAAGCCGGTCGTCGGTTTCATCGCCGGTGTCACCGCCCCCCCGGCAAGCGCATGGGCCATGCCGGCGCCCTCATCTCCGGCGGGGCGGACACCGCAGACGCCAAGCTGGCGGTGATGGAGGAGTGCGGTTTCAAGGTGACCCGCAACCCCTCCGAGATGGGCAAGCTGCTCAAGGCGCTCATCTAGCGCCTGCGGCCGCCCGCCCCCGGTGCACCGAGGGCTCGCGGCGGCCGCCATCGCAGGCCGCCCGTCGGGCGGCCTGCCTGCTCGTGGCGCCGTCGAGCCCACGTAATTCCACGCACCTGCCATCCGGCCGGCGCTTCTAAACTCGCGGGCTGACCGGGCCCCTCGAGACAGACCAGAGAGCACACGATGGAACAGTTCATGACCGGCCACTTCTGGCTCGCCGTCGGCCAGATCATCATGATCGACATCCTGCTGGGCGGCGACAACGCGGTGGTCATCGCGCTGGCCTGCCGCAAGCTGCCGCCCAAGCAGCGCACCCAGGGCATCCTCTGGGGCACCGCCGGCGCCATCGGCCTGCGCGTGGTGCTGATCTTCTTCGCGCTGACGCTGCTGGCCATTCCCTACCTGAAGCTGGTGGGCGCGGCGCTGCTGCTGTGGATCGGCGTCAAGCTGCTGGTGCCGGAGCACGAGGGCGAGCACGAGATCGAGGCCTCCGACCGGTTGTGGTCGGCGGTGAAGACGGTGATCGTCGCCGACTTCGTGATGAGCCTGGACAACGTGATCGCGATCGCCGGCGCCGCGCAGAACGCCGGCGAGGAGCACCAGATGGCGCTGGTCATCTTCGGTCTGGTGGTCAGCATTCCGATCATCGTCTGGGGCAGCCAGCTGGTGATCAAGCTGATGGACCGCTTCCCCATCATCATCACGCTGGGCGGCATGCTGCTGGGCTGGATCGGCGGCACCATGGCCGTCAGCGACCCCGCGATCGTCAACAGCCTGCCCGCCGGCGCCAGCCCGGGCGAGCCGGCCGCCTGGCTGCGTTACGCCGCCGGCATCGGCGGTGCCCTGCTGGTGCTGGCCATCGGCAAGGCGCTGGTCCTGCGCCGCGGCAAGAGCCCGACCGCCTCGCACGCGTCCTGATCGCCGGCCGGACGCCGCGGTGCTACAACCGCGGCGTGGCGAACCTGCTCCAACGATTTTTGGGCCGGCTTGGCGCCGGTTCGACGCGGCCGGGGGGAGTGAGCCCTGACGGCGGCTTCGGCCGGATCGCCCATTACCGGCTGGACCTGCTCGTCGCCCGCGGGCCGATGAGCGAGCTCTACGCCGCCACCGACCTGCGCGACGGACAACGCCGCGCCCTCAAGCGCCTGTGCCTGGACGGCGTCGGCGCCGGCGACGAGGGCGCGCACCAGCGCTTCGTGCAGGAGGCGCAGACGGCGTCTCGGCTCCACCACCCGCACATCGTCCAGCTCATCGAGGCCGGGCAGTGGGAAGGCCAGGCCTTCCTGGTGATGGAGTTCCTCAGTGGACGCGACCTGACCACCTACGTTCGCCCGGCGCGGCTGCTGCCGGAACCGGTGGCGCTGCAGGTGGCCGGGGCGCTGGCACTGGCGCTGGATCACGCGCACCGGCAGGGGGTGGTGCACCGCGACGTGAAACCGGCCAACGTGCTGCTGGACCTGCCGCGCCGGCAGGTGAAGCTCACCGACTTCGGCATCGCGAGGTCGGTCGACGCGGAGGGCACGCGCAGCGGCCTGGTGCTGGGCACCCCGACCTACATGGCGCCGGAGCAGCTGGCCGGCGCGCCCGCCGGCGCCGCCGGCGACTTCTACGCCCTCGGCGCCGTGCTCTTCGAGCTGCTCACCGGCCGGCCGCCCCACGTGGCCGACACCCTTGGCGAGCTGCTGCGCAGCATCGCGGCGCACCCGGCGCCGTCGCTGCGGTCGCTGCGGCCCGAACTGCCGCATGCGCTGGATGACATGACCGCCGCGCTCCTGGAACGCGACCCGCGGCGGCGGCTGGCCGACGGACCAGTGGTGGCCGCCCGGCTGGCCGAGATCGAGGCCGACTGGCCGCAGGCATGAGCCCTGGCCGCCACCCCTCCGGATCGCGACGCGGACGGTCCGGCCGGCGCGTTCACCGCCCGGCGATGTGCACAACCGCCGGCTCGCGGGTGCGTCTGCGCCAGGCGTCCGCCACCATCCACGGCACAATTGCCGCCGATCCTGAAGCGGCCGGCGTGTCATGAGCTACGAATTCTTCAGCCTCGTCGACACCGGCCTGGCCCGCAGCAACAACGAGGATTCGGTGGCCGTGGACGAGGCCAGCGCCCTGGCGGTGCTGGCCGACGGGATGGGCGGCTACAACGCCGGCGAGGTGGCGAGCGGCATGCTCACCTCGTTCATCAAGGCCGAACTGGGCCGCTGGCTGGAGCAGGCGGGCGCCGCCGCCAGCGACGCCGACGTGCGCCGCGCGATGGACATCTGCGTGGACAACGCCAACCGTGCCATCTTCAACGCGGCCAACAGCAATCCGCAGTACGCCGGCATGGGCACCACGCTGGTGATGGCCGTGTTCCGCGAGAGCCGGCTGCTGCTCGGCCATGTGGGCGATTCGCGGGGCTACCGCTTCCGGCAGGGGGCGCCTGGTGCAGCTCACGCGCGACCACTCGCTGCTGCAGGAGCAGATCGACGCCGGCCTCATCACGCCCGAGCAGGCCGCCTTCTCCGCCAACAAGAACCTGGTGACCCGCGCCGTCGGGGTCGAGGACACCGTGCTGCTGGAGACGCACGGCCACGAGGTGCAGGCGGGCGACATCTGCCTGCTGTGTTCCGACGGACTGTCCGACATGCTGGACGCCAGCACCATCGCCCACGTGCTCCAGTCGCAGGACACGCTGCCCGGCATGGGCCAGGCGCTGATCGACGCGGCCAATGAGGCGGGGGGAAGGATAAT
The sequence above is a segment of the Aquabacterium sp. J223 genome. Coding sequences within it:
- the recA gene encoding recombinase RecA, producing MDAPVKALNTEKAKALQAALAQIEKQFGKGSIMRLGEGEVIEDIQVVSTGSLGLDIALGVGGLPRGRVVEIYGPESSGKTTLTLQVIAEMQKLQGTCAFIDAEHALDIQYAQKLGVNLQELLISQPDTGEQALEIVDALVRSGSVDLIVVDSVAALTPKAELEGEMGDSLPGLQARLMSQALRKLTATIKKTNCMVIFINQIRMKIGVMFGSPETTTGGNALKFYASVRLDIRRIGSIKKGEEVIGSETKVKVVKNKVSPPFKTAEFDILYGEGISREGEIIDMGVEAKVLDKSGSWYAYNGEKIGQGKDNAREFLRENADLAREIENRVRESMGIPLLGGAAAGA
- a CDS encoding response regulator transcription factor, which translates into the protein MRILIAEDDQVLADGLLRSLRRAGYAVDHVATGTEADAALAGHEFDLVILDLGLPKLHGLEVLRKLRLRDSKVPVLILTAADSVEQRVKGLDLGADDYMAKPFSLQELEARVRALTRRGLGSAGPLIRHGPLSFDATGRVAYLNDQLVELSARELSLLEVLLQRAGRLVSKDQLVEHLCEWGEEVSNNAIEVYIHRLRKKIEQGPVRIATVRGLGYCLEKVSTPPVAGA
- a CDS encoding serine/threonine-protein kinase; this encodes MSPDGGFGRIAHYRLDLLVARGPMSELYAATDLRDGQRRALKRLCLDGVGAGDEGAHQRFVQEAQTASRLHHPHIVQLIEAGQWEGQAFLVMEFLSGRDLTTYVRPARLLPEPVALQVAGALALALDHAHRQGVVHRDVKPANVLLDLPRRQVKLTDFGIARSVDAEGTRSGLVLGTPTYMAPEQLAGAPAGAAGDFYALGAVLFELLTGRPPHVADTLGELLRSIAAHPAPSLRSLRPELPHALDDMTAALLERDPRRRLADGPVVAARLAEIEADWPQA
- a CDS encoding TerC family protein, with translation MEQFMTGHFWLAVGQIIMIDILLGGDNAVVIALACRKLPPKQRTQGILWGTAGAIGLRVVLIFFALTLLAIPYLKLVGAALLLWIGVKLLVPEHEGEHEIEASDRLWSAVKTVIVADFVMSLDNVIAIAGAAQNAGEEHQMALVIFGLVVSIPIIVWGSQLVIKLMDRFPIIITLGGMLLGWIGGTMAVSDPAIVNSLPAGASPGEPAAWLRYAAGIGGALLVLAIGKALVLRRGKSPTASHAS
- the sucC gene encoding ADP-forming succinate--CoA ligase subunit beta, which encodes MKIHEYQGKEILRQFGVPVPRGYPAFTVQEAVEAAQKLGGPVWVVKAQIHAGGRGKGGGVKVAKTIDDVKRLAGEILGMQLKTHQTGPEGQKVRRLYIEDGADIQKEYYVSLVTDRATQKVAFIASSEGGMDIEEVAHATPEKIITEYVDPLAGLGAEQAKKIAAGIGLPAESSQQAVDLFQKLYKCYMETDASLVEINPLNRDSKNNLVALDAKFNFDSNALFRHPEVVALRDLDEEDPAEVEASKFDLAYISLDGNIGCLVNGAGLAMATMDTIKLFGGEPANFLDVGGGATAEKVTEAFKIMLKNPEVKGILVNIFGGIMKCDTIATGVITACKAVNLQVPLVVRMKGTNEELGKKMLAESGLPIIAADTMAEAATKIVAAVA